The Daucus carota subsp. sativus chromosome 9, DH1 v3.0, whole genome shotgun sequence genome window below encodes:
- the LOC108200696 gene encoding transcription factor bHLH30 isoform X1, producing the protein MQQQNMSDAYFQAGGVGGSSMMYPEVMPWTLPHGFNPVHFNPNPIRDPDTFLPPQPPSQYGAMFNRRSFASYDTSSTDHLRFISDTVLGQMGSGPFGLQAELSKLTAQEIMDAKALAASKSHSEAERRRRERINNHLAKLRSLLPSTTKTDKASLLAEVIQHLKELKRQTSIIAESSAIPTESDELTVDNEEDEDGRFVIKASLCCEDRTDLLPDLIKTLKAMRLKTLKAEITTLGGRVKNVLFITGDDQELNRDDDEQQQPHEYFVSSIQEAFRAVMEKSNGDESSPGSVKRQRTNINII; encoded by the exons ATGCAGCAGCAAAACATGAGCGATGCATATTTCCAAGCAGGAGGTGTTGGTGGGAGCAGCATGATGTATCCAGAAGTCATGCCATGGACCCTCCCTCACGGATTCAATCCGGTCCActtcaacccgaacccgatccgagaCCCCGACACGTTCCTCCCTCCCCAGCCACCATCACAGTACGGGGCCATGTTCAACAGAAGATCATTTGCTAGCTACGATACCTCCTCCACCGATCATCTCAGGTTCATATCCGACACGGTCCTCGGACAAATGGGTTCGGGGCCGTTCGGGCTCCAAGCCGAGCTGAGCAAGCTCACAGCTCAGGAGATAATGGATGCAAAGGCTCTTGCAGCTTCCAAGAGCCACAGTGAAGCTGAAAGGAGACGTAGAGAAAGAATTAATAACCACCTTGCTAAGTTGCGCAGCTTGCTACCAAGCACTACCAAA ACGGACAAGGCTTCGTTGCTCGCTGAAGTGATCCAACATTTGAAGGAGTTAAAGAGACAAACATCGATAATAGCTGAATCGAGCGCAATCCCAACTGAGAGTGATGAATTAACAGTGGACAATGAGGAGGATGAGGATGGCAGATTTGTAATTAAAGCTTCTTTATGCTGCGAAGATAGAACTGATCTTTTGCCTGATCTTATAAAGACTCTAAAAGCCATGAGATTAAAAACACTCAAAGCTGAAATAACAACATTGGGAGGGAGGGTGAAGAATGTTCTTTTCATCACAGGAGATGATCAAGAATTGAACCGAGACGACGATGAGCAGCAGCAGCCACATGAGTACTTCGTAAGCTCTATACAAGAAGCTTTCAGAGCTGTGATGGAGAAATCAAATGGTGATGAGTCTTCACCTGGGAGTGTGAAGAGACAAAGAACCAATATtaacataatataa
- the LOC135149623 gene encoding uncharacterized protein LOC135149623, protein MRRTKLKLNPDKCTFGVEAGKFLGFMVSNRGIEANPEKIKAVQEMQPSRTQREVQKLAGSLAALRRFVSKLADRCLPFFELLKGAKNQKSVEWSPDCQRALDEIKAYLSKPPILTKALPGEPLYLYLSAGPFVVGAALIREEAEQQKPVYYVSQVLKDAETRYPNLEKFAFALITASRKLRHYFQGREIRIVTDQPLRKIIHKPDISGRLVNWAIELSQFSLTFLPRTAVKAQVLADFVVECNFPENQTTPMETEPEAPAEPNPESWILHVDGSSTTERSGAGLILKSPDGFTIKTAISFGFAATNNQAEYEALLAGLKLARTLSIRNLIIYSDSQIVVRQTNGEYLAKDPILTKYQALVKSYLTLIPGCKILQINREENVEADNLSRLVQNSADLDSSVYFEELHKPTIEQEEIFEINNDPTWMTPLINYIEKGELPEDKGKAQRLKAKAAKFFVEEGTLFRRTYSSPILKCIGPEEAEYCLREVHEGICGDHMSAKGLAYKIIRQGYYWPTIHQDAMEFVKRCKNCQLFSNVPRVSPVLPSSVLSPIPFAVWGIDIMGPFPRAKGDLRYLLVSIDYMTKWVEAKAMRTINQQDVIRFMDNILMRFGLPRVLVSDNGPQFIGLDFESYLAERGIKHKKSSVAYPQGNGQVEVTNRILLRGIKKRLEESKSKWPEELPHVLWSYRTSPRTSTGETPFKLAYGTEAMLPIEVGSPSHRAINFDEIANEEGLRVNLDLVDEVRDQAIARMEKYKEKTRDHFSKKSRVRNFQTGDLVLRDTEASDPTNTGKLMPKWEGPYKVKEVLRPGTYKLEHMDGSEVSNTWHGLRLRKFYQ, encoded by the coding sequence ATGAGAAGGACTAAGCTAAAGCTCAACCCGGACAAGTGCACCTTTGGAGTAGAAGCTGGAAAGTTTCTGGGTTTTATGGTAAGCAACCGGGGTATCGAGGCCAACCCGGAGAAGATTAAAGCTGTACAAGAGATGCAACCATCTCGGACTCAGAGGGAGGTCCAAAAGCTAGCAGGGTCCTTAGCGGCACTCCGAAGGTTTGTCTCCAAACTCGCTGACAGATGCCTACCATTCTTTGAGTTGTTAAAAGGGGCAAAAAACCAGAAATCAGTAGAATGGAGCCCGGATTGCCAAAGAGCCCTTGATGAGATCAAAGCATACCTGTCCAAACCCCCAATCCTGACAAAAGCCTTACCCGGAGAACCCCTCTACCTATACCTGTCAGCCGGTCCCTTTGTCGTCGGGGCAGCCTTGATCAGGGAAGAAGCCGAGCAGCAGAAGCCCGTCTACTATGTCAGCCAGGTCCTCAAAGATGCGGAGACCAGATACcccaacttagaaaaatttgcaTTTGCATTGATCACCGCATCCAGGAAACTCAGACACTACTTTCAAGGGAGAGAAATCAGGATTGTCACAGACCAACCTTTAAGGAAAATCATCCACAAGCCAGACATCTCCGGGAGATTGGTAAATTGGGCAATCGAACTTAGCCAGTTCAGCCTAACATTCCTACCCCGGACAGCAGTCAAAGCCCAGGTCCTGGCAGACTTCGTGGTAGAATGCAACTTCCCTGAAAACCAGACAACTCCTATGGAAACCGAACCGGAAGCCCCAGCAGAACCCAACCCGGAGTCTTGGATACTCCATGTCGACGGATCCTCAACAACCGAAAGGTCAGGAGCCGGGCTAATCCTGAAGAGCCCGGATGGGTTCACCATCAAAACAGCAATCTCCTTCGGTTTCGCAGCAACCAACAACCAAGCGGAATACGAAGCCCTTCTAGCAGGGTTAAAGTTAGCCCGGACCCTGTCTATCCGAAATCTCATCATCTACAGTGACTCCCAAATTGTAGTCAGACAGACTAACGGAGAATACCTCGCCAAAGACCCGATCTTAACCAAGTATCAAGCCTTGGTAAAAAGCTACCTCACTCTGATCCCCGGATGCAAAATCTTGCAAATCAACAGGGAAGAAAATGTTGAAGCAGACAACCTCTCCAGGTTAGTCCAAAATTCAGCGGACCTGGATAGCTCAGTCTATTTCGAAGAGTTGCACAAgccaacaatagaacaggaagAAATTTTCGAAATCAACAACGACCCTACCTGGATGACTCCCCTGATCAACTACATAGAGAAGGGAGAGTTACCCGAAGACAAGGGGAAAGCACAACGGCTGAAAGCTAAGGCGGCCAAATTTTTTGTCGAAGAAGGAACACTCTTTCGCCGGACCTACTCATCCCCAATCCTGAAATGCATAGGTCCGGAGGAGGCCGAATATTGTCTAAGAGAAGTTCACGAAGGGATCTGTGGAGATCACATGTCAGCAAAAGGCCTGGCATATAAAATCATCcggcaaggctactactggccaacTATACACCAAGACGCTATGGAATTTGTGAAAAGATGCAAGAACTGTCAGCTGTTCAGCAACGTGCCCCGGGTAAGCCCTGTCCTACCTTCCTCAGTTTTATCCCCGATCCCCTTTGCTGTATGGGGAATAGACATCATGGGACCCTTTCCCCGGGCTAAAGGAGACCTCAGATACTTGCTCGTCTCCATTGATTATATGACCAAGTGGGTTGAAGCCAAGGCAATGCGGACGATCAATCAGCAGGATGTCATCCGGTTCATGGACAACATCCTGATGAGATTTGGGCTACCAAGAGTCCTGGTCTCAGATAATGGACCCCAGTTCATAGGGTTGGACTTTGAAAGCTACCTGGCTGAAAGAGGCATCAAGCACAAAAAGTCCTCAGTCGCCTATCCTCAAGGAAATGGCCAGGTAGAGGTCACCAACCGGATCCTCCTGAGAGGAATTAAAAAAAGGCTAGAAGAAAGCAAGAGCAAGTGGCCAGAAGAACTACCTCATGTCCTCTGGTCATACCGAACTAGTCCTCGGACAAGCACCGGAGAAACTCCCTTCAAATTGGCCTATGGAACGGAGGCAATGCTCCCAATCGAAGTCGGGTCACCTTCCCACAGAGCGATCAACTTTGATGAAATTGCGAATGAAGAAGGACTCCGGGTCAACCTGGACTTGGTAGATGAGGTCCGAGATCAGGCAATCGCAAGAATGGAAAAGTACAAAGAGAAGACCCGGGATCATTTCAGCAAAAAATCCCGGGTTAGGAATTTTCAAACAGGAGACCTGGTCCTACGAGACACCGAAGCCTCTGATCCAACCAACACTGGCAAGTTGATGCCTAAGTGGGAAGGCCCTTACAAAGTCAAAGAAGTCCTAAGGCCGGGCACCTACAAATTGGAGCATATGGACGGGTCAGAAGTATCCAACACCTGGCATGGTCTTAGGTTGAGGAAGTTCTATCAGTAA
- the LOC108200475 gene encoding uncharacterized protein LOC108200475 isoform X1 translates to MSSLAAARADNFYYPPEWTPDQGSLNKFNGQHALRERARKLDQGILIIRFEMPYNIWCGGCNSMIAKGVRFNAEKKQVGNYYSTKIWSFTMKAACCRHEIVIQTDPKNCQYVIISGAQQKIEDYDNEDAETLALPVDEEKSKLSDPFYRLEHQEEDVKKKKAAEPVLVRLQRVSDARHADDYALNKALRSKLRAQKKRVAEEEAASRKMGIGIRLLPPSEEDTATASRIKFPYKFHKNQVEKRALIRSSSIFSNTSASTTKQLELASKRRKIDAAAASNLLVGGFKPSTWARSATSSDLYSHALPICTEAREIAHSTQTF, encoded by the exons ATG TCTTCACTTGCAGCTGCTAGAGCGGACAATTTCTACTACCCTCCAGAATGGACACCGGACCAG GGTtctttgaacaagttcaacggCCAGCATGCCCTCAGGGAGAGAGCCAGAAAATTAGATCAGGGTATATTGATTATAAG GTTCGAGATGCCTTACAATATATGGTGTGGTGGGTGCAATTCTATGATTGCCAAGGGTGTGAGGTTCAATGCAGAGAAAAAACAAGTTGGAAATTATTATTCCACGAAG ATATGGAGCTTCACCATGAAGGCTGCATGCTGCAGACATGAGATTGTCATCCAGACAGATCCAAAGAATTGCCAATATGTGATAATTAGTGGTGCACAACAAAAGATTGAAGATTATGACAACGAAGATGCTGAAACCTTGGCACTTCCGGTAGATGAAG AAAAAAGTAAGCTGTCAGACCCCTTCTACCGTCTTGAGCACCAGGAAGAGgatgtaaaaaagaaaaaagcagCAGAGCCTGTACTTGTGCGCCTGCAACGTGTATCTGATGCAAGGCATGCAGACGATTATGCTTTAAACAAAGCCCTCCGCTCCAAACTTAGG GCTCAAAAGAAAAGAGTTGCTGAAGAAGAGGCAGCTTCCAGGAAAATGGGAATTGGCATTCGGCTTCTTCCACCATCTGAAGAAGATACTGCAACTGCATCACGTATAAAATTTCCTTACAAGTTCCACAAGAACCAGGTTGAAAAACGAGCCTTGATTAGGTCTTCTTCAATATTCTCTAATACTTCTGCGTCTACTACAAAGCAGTTGGAGTTGGCgagcaaaagaagaaaaatagaTGCTGCTGCAGCATCCAACTTACTGGTTGGAGGATTCAAGCCATCAACATGGGCAAGGAGTGCCACTTCTTCTG ATCTCTATAGCCATGCTTTGCCGATTTGCACAGAGGCTCGGGAAATAGCGCACTCAACACAAACATTTTAA
- the LOC108200696 gene encoding transcription factor bHLH30 isoform X2 has product MSDAYFQAGGVGGSSMMYPEVMPWTLPHGFNPVHFNPNPIRDPDTFLPPQPPSQYGAMFNRRSFASYDTSSTDHLRFISDTVLGQMGSGPFGLQAELSKLTAQEIMDAKALAASKSHSEAERRRRERINNHLAKLRSLLPSTTKTDKASLLAEVIQHLKELKRQTSIIAESSAIPTESDELTVDNEEDEDGRFVIKASLCCEDRTDLLPDLIKTLKAMRLKTLKAEITTLGGRVKNVLFITGDDQELNRDDDEQQQPHEYFVSSIQEAFRAVMEKSNGDESSPGSVKRQRTNINII; this is encoded by the exons ATGAGCGATGCATATTTCCAAGCAGGAGGTGTTGGTGGGAGCAGCATGATGTATCCAGAAGTCATGCCATGGACCCTCCCTCACGGATTCAATCCGGTCCActtcaacccgaacccgatccgagaCCCCGACACGTTCCTCCCTCCCCAGCCACCATCACAGTACGGGGCCATGTTCAACAGAAGATCATTTGCTAGCTACGATACCTCCTCCACCGATCATCTCAGGTTCATATCCGACACGGTCCTCGGACAAATGGGTTCGGGGCCGTTCGGGCTCCAAGCCGAGCTGAGCAAGCTCACAGCTCAGGAGATAATGGATGCAAAGGCTCTTGCAGCTTCCAAGAGCCACAGTGAAGCTGAAAGGAGACGTAGAGAAAGAATTAATAACCACCTTGCTAAGTTGCGCAGCTTGCTACCAAGCACTACCAAA ACGGACAAGGCTTCGTTGCTCGCTGAAGTGATCCAACATTTGAAGGAGTTAAAGAGACAAACATCGATAATAGCTGAATCGAGCGCAATCCCAACTGAGAGTGATGAATTAACAGTGGACAATGAGGAGGATGAGGATGGCAGATTTGTAATTAAAGCTTCTTTATGCTGCGAAGATAGAACTGATCTTTTGCCTGATCTTATAAAGACTCTAAAAGCCATGAGATTAAAAACACTCAAAGCTGAAATAACAACATTGGGAGGGAGGGTGAAGAATGTTCTTTTCATCACAGGAGATGATCAAGAATTGAACCGAGACGACGATGAGCAGCAGCAGCCACATGAGTACTTCGTAAGCTCTATACAAGAAGCTTTCAGAGCTGTGATGGAGAAATCAAATGGTGATGAGTCTTCACCTGGGAGTGTGAAGAGACAAAGAACCAATATtaacataatataa
- the LOC108200475 gene encoding uncharacterized protein LOC108200475 isoform X2: MSSLAAARADNFYYPPEWTPDQGSLNKFNGQHALRERARKLDQGILIIRFEMPYNIWCGGCNSMIAKGVRFNAEKKQVGNYYSTKIWSFTMKAACCRHEIVIQTDPKNCQYVIISGAQQKIEDYDNEDAETLALPVDEEKSKLSDPFYRLEHQEEDVKKKKAAEPVLVRLQRVSDARHADDYALNKALRSKLRAQKKRVAEEEAASRKMGIGIRLLPPSEEDTATASRIKFPYKFHKNQVEKRALIRSSSIFSNTSASTTKQLELASKRRKIDAAAASNLLVGGFKPSTWARSATSSVGEEGCHNWV, translated from the exons ATG TCTTCACTTGCAGCTGCTAGAGCGGACAATTTCTACTACCCTCCAGAATGGACACCGGACCAG GGTtctttgaacaagttcaacggCCAGCATGCCCTCAGGGAGAGAGCCAGAAAATTAGATCAGGGTATATTGATTATAAG GTTCGAGATGCCTTACAATATATGGTGTGGTGGGTGCAATTCTATGATTGCCAAGGGTGTGAGGTTCAATGCAGAGAAAAAACAAGTTGGAAATTATTATTCCACGAAG ATATGGAGCTTCACCATGAAGGCTGCATGCTGCAGACATGAGATTGTCATCCAGACAGATCCAAAGAATTGCCAATATGTGATAATTAGTGGTGCACAACAAAAGATTGAAGATTATGACAACGAAGATGCTGAAACCTTGGCACTTCCGGTAGATGAAG AAAAAAGTAAGCTGTCAGACCCCTTCTACCGTCTTGAGCACCAGGAAGAGgatgtaaaaaagaaaaaagcagCAGAGCCTGTACTTGTGCGCCTGCAACGTGTATCTGATGCAAGGCATGCAGACGATTATGCTTTAAACAAAGCCCTCCGCTCCAAACTTAGG GCTCAAAAGAAAAGAGTTGCTGAAGAAGAGGCAGCTTCCAGGAAAATGGGAATTGGCATTCGGCTTCTTCCACCATCTGAAGAAGATACTGCAACTGCATCACGTATAAAATTTCCTTACAAGTTCCACAAGAACCAGGTTGAAAAACGAGCCTTGATTAGGTCTTCTTCAATATTCTCTAATACTTCTGCGTCTACTACAAAGCAGTTGGAGTTGGCgagcaaaagaagaaaaatagaTGCTGCTGCAGCATCCAACTTACTGGTTGGAGGATTCAAGCCATCAACATGGGCAAGGAGTGCCACTTCTTCTG TGGGAGAGGAGGGATGTCATAATTGGGTATGA